The following proteins are co-located in the Agelaius phoeniceus isolate bAgePho1 chromosome 36, bAgePho1.hap1, whole genome shotgun sequence genome:
- the ZBTB4 gene encoding zinc finger and BTB domain-containing protein 4 isoform X4: MAPVVEVSDAGHCRALLLELNEQRLRGQFCDVTIIAEDTKFRAHKNVLAASSPFFKRALAQEPTCPSPAQVLELPGVQAGVFSDVLNFIYNSRLAVPSPAAARALGAVGRRLGIPSLQGLEAGPLPPPPPPPPPLPPPPPAPRDMNGTWTPPAPAAELTPGEQGKEAAAEVSPSSPSSPSSLRCGLCGRGFGSAAALGFHAKLHRGRRGLCCRHCGKSFIHVKRLQTHEVGCRDGDGDGDTTSSAGADVTVTSSVVTAAVTTTSTTAGAAAPRAAKKALLLRHRALEPGAEQEPLVKVVDGQVLYLCGVCQRSYMTLSSLKRHANVHSWRRKYPCRYCDKVFALAEYRTKHEVWHTGERRYQCIFCWDTFVTYYNLKTHQKAFHGISPGLIASEKTPNGGYRPKLNALKLYRLLPMRANKRPYKTYSQGAVPDGAAPAVAAPGDAGVTAYPASAPQPRPEPASVIAFGRAAPPSVIVRGGGGGGSGAASVIAYNGRAGEEAPGAAEAPAAAPVTPAVPIKKQVLRDYIEAQRAAAGATTTTEEGTTAPQNPPGGGRTMTYVAKPAYAGSAGEGLCQITVRIGEEAIVKRRISGTDLRGDGAGERDGDNDSDAEDRLWRPYYSYKPKRKAGGSAGSAGAVAAVAKKARWRRKLRSLRRAPGDDGDNDNDDGDGARRRERRHPCRVCGKSFPALRKLRKHQRGHEGGAAVTPAGAASSSSSSSSSGRVGRRPSLRFTCPTCAKVCKTAAALSRHAQRHRRRSPGSAPGSPPGSLQGSLQGSAQGSPQRSPPGSLEGSLEGSPRSPPGSPRSPLGSPAPPTVIAYTPPAADKGGGPAVPRRHQRGATAPR; the protein is encoded by the exons ATGGCTCCGGTCGTGGAGGTGTCGGACGCCGGTCACTGCCGggcgctgctgctggagctgaacGAGCAGCGCCTGCGGGGCCAGTTCTGCGACGTCACCATCATCGCCGAGGACACCAAATTCCGCGCCCATAAGAACGTCCTGGCCGCCTCCAGCCCCTTCTTCAAGCGGGCACTGGCCCAGGAGCCCACGTGCCCCTCGCCCGcccaggtgctggagctgccggGCGTCCAGGCCGGCGTCTTCTCCGACGTCCTCAACTTCATCTACAACTCGCGCCTGGCCGTGCCCTCGCCGGCGGCCGCACGGGCTCTGGGGGCCGTGGGCCGGCGCCTCGGCATCCCCTcgctgcagggcctggaggctgggccccttcctcctcctcctcctcctcctccgcctctgcctcctcctcctccggcTCCGCGGGACATGAACGGCACCTGGACGCCCCCTGCGCCGGCCGCCGAGCTCACCCCGGGCGAGCAGGGCAAGGAGGCGGCAGCAGAGGTGTCGCCGTCGTCGCCGTCGTCGCCGTCGTCGCTGCGGTGCGGGCTGTGCGGGCGCGGCTTCGGCTCGGCGGCGGCGCTGGGCTTCCACGCCAAGCTGCACCGCGGGCGCCGCGGGCTGTGCTGCCGGCACTGCGGCAAGAGCTTCATCCACGTCAAGCGCCTGCAGACGCACGAGGTCGGCTGTCGCGACGGCGATGGGGACGGCGACACGACCAGCTCCGCCGGCGCCGACGTCACTGTCACCAGCAGCGTCGTCACCGCCGCCGTCACCACGACCAGCACCAcagcgggggcggcggcgccgAGGGCGGCCAAGAAGGCGCTGCTGCTGCGGCACCGCGCGCTGGAGCCGGGCGCGGAGCAGGAGCCGCTGGTGAAGGTGGTGGACGGGCAGGTGCTGTACCTGTGCGGGGTGTGCCAGCGCTCCTACATGACCCTGTCGAGCCTGAAGCGCCACGCCAACGTCCACTCGTGGCGCCGCAAGTACCCGTGCCGCTACTGCGACAAGGTGTTCGCGCTGGCCGAGTACCGCACCAAGCACGAGGTGTGGCACACGGGCGAGCGCCGCTACCAGTGCATCTTCTGCTGGGACACCTTCGTCACCTACTACAACCTCAAGACGCACCAAAAAGCCTTCCACGGCATCAGCCCGGGGCTCATCGCCTCCGAGAAGACGCCCAACGGCGGCTACCGGCCCAAGCTCAACGCGCTCAAGCTCTACCGCCTGCTGCCCATGCGGGCCAACAAGAGGCCCTACAAGACCTACAGCCAGGGCGCCGTGCCCGACGGGGCCGCGCCGGCGGTGGCAGCACCGGGGGATGCCGGGGTCACGGCGTATCCGGCGTCGGCGCCGCAGCCGCGGCCGGAGCCCGCCTCGGTCATCGCCTTTGGCCGCGCGGCGCCGCCCTCGGTCATCgtgcgcggcggcggcggcggcggcagcggagCTGCCTCGGTCATCGCCTACAACGGGCGGGCGGGCGAGGAGGCGCCGGGAGCGGCCGAGGCGCCGGCGGCCGCGCCGGTGACGCCGGCGGTGCCCATCAAGAAGCAGGTGCTGCGGGATTACATCGAGGCGCAGcgcgccgctgccggcgccaCCACCACCACCGAGGAGGGCACAACTGCGCCCCAAAACCCGCCCGGGGGCGGGCGCACCATGACCTACGTGGCCAAGCCGGCGTACGCGGGCTCGGCGGGCGAGGGGCTGTGCCAGATCACCGTGCGCATCGGCGAGGAGGCCATCGTCAAGCGCCGCATCTCCGGCACCGACCTGCGCGGCGACGGCGCCGGGGAGCGCGACGGCGACAACGACAGCGACGCCGAGGACCGGCTCTGGCGGCCGTACTACTCCTACAAGCCCAAGAGGAAggcgggcggcagcgccgggAGCGCCGGGGCCGTCGCCGCGGTCGCCAAGAAGGCGCGGTGGCGGCGCAAGCTGCGCTCGCTGCGGCGGGCGCCGGGGGACGACggtgacaatgacaatgacGACGGCGACGGCGCGCGGCGCCGGGAGCGGCGCCACCCGTGCCGGgtgtgcgggaagagcttcccGGCGCTGCGGAAGCTGCGGAAGCACCAGCGGGGACACGAGGGCGGCGCCGCGGTGACGCCGGCGGGGGCGGcatcgtcgtcgtcgtcgtcgtcgtcgtcgggCCGCGTGGGGCGGCGGCCGTCGCTGCGCTTCACCTGCCCCACCTGCGCCAAGGTGTGCAAGACAGCGGCTGCGCTCAGCCGCCACGCCCAGCGGCACCGGCGGCGCTCGCCGGGGTCAGCGCCGGGGTCACCGCCGGGGTCACTGCAAGGGTCACTGCAAGGGTCAGCACAGGGGTCGCCACAGAGGTCACCACCAGGGTCACTGGAGGGGTCACTGGAGGGGTCACCGAGGTCACCACCGGGGTCACCAAG GTCACCACTGGGGTCACCGGCGCCTCCCACGGTCATCGCCTACACCCCCCCGGCTGCAGATAAGGGGGGGGGTCCCGCTGTCCCCCGGCGTCACCAGCGCGGTGCCACCGCTCCCAGGTGA
- the ZBTB4 gene encoding zinc finger and BTB domain-containing protein 4 isoform X3, with the protein MAPVVEVSDAGHCRALLLELNEQRLRGQFCDVTIIAEDTKFRAHKNVLAASSPFFKRALAQEPTCPSPAQVLELPGVQAGVFSDVLNFIYNSRLAVPSPAAARALGAVGRRLGIPSLQGLEAGPLPPPPPPPPPLPPPPPAPRDMNGTWTPPAPAAELTPGEQGKEAAAEVSPSSPSSPSSLRCGLCGRGFGSAAALGFHAKLHRGRRGLCCRHCGKSFIHVKRLQTHEVGCRDGDGDGDTTSSAGADVTVTSSVVTAAVTTTSTTAGAAAPRAAKKALLLRHRALEPGAEQEPLVKVVDGQVLYLCGVCQRSYMTLSSLKRHANVHSWRRKYPCRYCDKVFALAEYRTKHEVWHTGERRYQCIFCWDTFVTYYNLKTHQKAFHGISPGLIASEKTPNGGYRPKLNALKLYRLLPMRANKRPYKTYSQGAVPDGAAPAVAAPGDAGVTAYPASAPQPRPEPASVIAFGRAAPPSVIVRGGGGGGSGAASVIAYNGRAGEEAPGAAEAPAAAPVTPAVPIKKQVLRDYIEAQRAAAGATTTTEEGTTAPQNPPGGGRTMTYVAKPAYAGSAGEGLCQITVRIGEEAIVKRRISGTDLRGDGAGERDGDNDSDAEDRLWRPYYSYKPKRKAGGSAGSAGAVAAVAKKARWRRKLRSLRRAPGDDGDNDNDDGDGARRRERRHPCRVCGKSFPALRKLRKHQRGHEGGAAVTPAGAASSSSSSSSSGRVGRRPSLRFTCPTCAKVCKTAAALSRHAQRHRRRSPGSAPGSPPGSLQGSLQGSAQGSPQRSPPGSLEGSLEGSPRSPPGSPRSPPGSPRSPLGSPAPPTVIAYTPPAADKGGGPAVPRRHQRGATAPR; encoded by the exons ATGGCTCCGGTCGTGGAGGTGTCGGACGCCGGTCACTGCCGggcgctgctgctggagctgaacGAGCAGCGCCTGCGGGGCCAGTTCTGCGACGTCACCATCATCGCCGAGGACACCAAATTCCGCGCCCATAAGAACGTCCTGGCCGCCTCCAGCCCCTTCTTCAAGCGGGCACTGGCCCAGGAGCCCACGTGCCCCTCGCCCGcccaggtgctggagctgccggGCGTCCAGGCCGGCGTCTTCTCCGACGTCCTCAACTTCATCTACAACTCGCGCCTGGCCGTGCCCTCGCCGGCGGCCGCACGGGCTCTGGGGGCCGTGGGCCGGCGCCTCGGCATCCCCTcgctgcagggcctggaggctgggccccttcctcctcctcctcctcctcctccgcctctgcctcctcctcctccggcTCCGCGGGACATGAACGGCACCTGGACGCCCCCTGCGCCGGCCGCCGAGCTCACCCCGGGCGAGCAGGGCAAGGAGGCGGCAGCAGAGGTGTCGCCGTCGTCGCCGTCGTCGCCGTCGTCGCTGCGGTGCGGGCTGTGCGGGCGCGGCTTCGGCTCGGCGGCGGCGCTGGGCTTCCACGCCAAGCTGCACCGCGGGCGCCGCGGGCTGTGCTGCCGGCACTGCGGCAAGAGCTTCATCCACGTCAAGCGCCTGCAGACGCACGAGGTCGGCTGTCGCGACGGCGATGGGGACGGCGACACGACCAGCTCCGCCGGCGCCGACGTCACTGTCACCAGCAGCGTCGTCACCGCCGCCGTCACCACGACCAGCACCAcagcgggggcggcggcgccgAGGGCGGCCAAGAAGGCGCTGCTGCTGCGGCACCGCGCGCTGGAGCCGGGCGCGGAGCAGGAGCCGCTGGTGAAGGTGGTGGACGGGCAGGTGCTGTACCTGTGCGGGGTGTGCCAGCGCTCCTACATGACCCTGTCGAGCCTGAAGCGCCACGCCAACGTCCACTCGTGGCGCCGCAAGTACCCGTGCCGCTACTGCGACAAGGTGTTCGCGCTGGCCGAGTACCGCACCAAGCACGAGGTGTGGCACACGGGCGAGCGCCGCTACCAGTGCATCTTCTGCTGGGACACCTTCGTCACCTACTACAACCTCAAGACGCACCAAAAAGCCTTCCACGGCATCAGCCCGGGGCTCATCGCCTCCGAGAAGACGCCCAACGGCGGCTACCGGCCCAAGCTCAACGCGCTCAAGCTCTACCGCCTGCTGCCCATGCGGGCCAACAAGAGGCCCTACAAGACCTACAGCCAGGGCGCCGTGCCCGACGGGGCCGCGCCGGCGGTGGCAGCACCGGGGGATGCCGGGGTCACGGCGTATCCGGCGTCGGCGCCGCAGCCGCGGCCGGAGCCCGCCTCGGTCATCGCCTTTGGCCGCGCGGCGCCGCCCTCGGTCATCgtgcgcggcggcggcggcggcggcagcggagCTGCCTCGGTCATCGCCTACAACGGGCGGGCGGGCGAGGAGGCGCCGGGAGCGGCCGAGGCGCCGGCGGCCGCGCCGGTGACGCCGGCGGTGCCCATCAAGAAGCAGGTGCTGCGGGATTACATCGAGGCGCAGcgcgccgctgccggcgccaCCACCACCACCGAGGAGGGCACAACTGCGCCCCAAAACCCGCCCGGGGGCGGGCGCACCATGACCTACGTGGCCAAGCCGGCGTACGCGGGCTCGGCGGGCGAGGGGCTGTGCCAGATCACCGTGCGCATCGGCGAGGAGGCCATCGTCAAGCGCCGCATCTCCGGCACCGACCTGCGCGGCGACGGCGCCGGGGAGCGCGACGGCGACAACGACAGCGACGCCGAGGACCGGCTCTGGCGGCCGTACTACTCCTACAAGCCCAAGAGGAAggcgggcggcagcgccgggAGCGCCGGGGCCGTCGCCGCGGTCGCCAAGAAGGCGCGGTGGCGGCGCAAGCTGCGCTCGCTGCGGCGGGCGCCGGGGGACGACggtgacaatgacaatgacGACGGCGACGGCGCGCGGCGCCGGGAGCGGCGCCACCCGTGCCGGgtgtgcgggaagagcttcccGGCGCTGCGGAAGCTGCGGAAGCACCAGCGGGGACACGAGGGCGGCGCCGCGGTGACGCCGGCGGGGGCGGcatcgtcgtcgtcgtcgtcgtcgtcgtcgggCCGCGTGGGGCGGCGGCCGTCGCTGCGCTTCACCTGCCCCACCTGCGCCAAGGTGTGCAAGACAGCGGCTGCGCTCAGCCGCCACGCCCAGCGGCACCGGCGGCGCTCGCCGGGGTCAGCGCCGGGGTCACCGCCGGGGTCACTGCAAGGGTCACTGCAAGGGTCAGCACAGGGGTCGCCACAGAGGTCACCACCAGGGTCACTGGAGGGGTCACTGGAGGGGTCACCGAGGTCACCACCGGGGTCACCAAGGTCACCGCCGGGGTCACCGAG GTCACCACTGGGGTCACCGGCGCCTCCCACGGTCATCGCCTACACCCCCCCGGCTGCAGATAAGGGGGGGGGTCCCGCTGTCCCCCGGCGTCACCAGCGCGGTGCCACCGCTCCCAGGTGA
- the ZBTB4 gene encoding zinc finger and BTB domain-containing protein 4 isoform X2 encodes MAPVVEVSDAGHCRALLLELNEQRLRGQFCDVTIIAEDTKFRAHKNVLAASSPFFKRALAQEPTCPSPAQVLELPGVQAGVFSDVLNFIYNSRLAVPSPAAARALGAVGRRLGIPSLQGLEAGPLPPPPPPPPPLPPPPPAPRDMNGTWTPPAPAAELTPGEQGKEAAAEVSPSSPSSPSSLRCGLCGRGFGSAAALGFHAKLHRGRRGLCCRHCGKSFIHVKRLQTHEVGCRDGDGDGDTTSSAGADVTVTSSVVTAAVTTTSTTAGAAAPRAAKKALLLRHRALEPGAEQEPLVKVVDGQVLYLCGVCQRSYMTLSSLKRHANVHSWRRKYPCRYCDKVFALAEYRTKHEVWHTGERRYQCIFCWDTFVTYYNLKTHQKAFHGISPGLIASEKTPNGGYRPKLNALKLYRLLPMRANKRPYKTYSQGAVPDGAAPAVAAPGDAGVTAYPASAPQPRPEPASVIAFGRAAPPSVIVRGGGGGGSGAASVIAYNGRAGEEAPGAAEAPAAAPVTPAVPIKKQVLRDYIEAQRAAAGATTTTEEGTTAPQNPPGGGRTMTYVAKPAYAGSAGEGLCQITVRIGEEAIVKRRISGTDLRGDGAGERDGDNDSDAEDRLWRPYYSYKPKRKAGGSAGSAGAVAAVAKKARWRRKLRSLRRAPGDDGDNDNDDGDGARRRERRHPCRVCGKSFPALRKLRKHQRGHEGGAAVTPAGAASSSSSSSSSGRVGRRPSLRFTCPTCAKVCKTAAALSRHAQRHRRRSPGSAPGSPPGSLQGSLQGSAQGSPQRSPPGSLEGSLEGSPRSPLGSPRSPPGSPRSPLGSPAPPTVIAYTPPAADKGGGPAVPRRHQRGATAPR; translated from the exons ATGGCTCCGGTCGTGGAGGTGTCGGACGCCGGTCACTGCCGggcgctgctgctggagctgaacGAGCAGCGCCTGCGGGGCCAGTTCTGCGACGTCACCATCATCGCCGAGGACACCAAATTCCGCGCCCATAAGAACGTCCTGGCCGCCTCCAGCCCCTTCTTCAAGCGGGCACTGGCCCAGGAGCCCACGTGCCCCTCGCCCGcccaggtgctggagctgccggGCGTCCAGGCCGGCGTCTTCTCCGACGTCCTCAACTTCATCTACAACTCGCGCCTGGCCGTGCCCTCGCCGGCGGCCGCACGGGCTCTGGGGGCCGTGGGCCGGCGCCTCGGCATCCCCTcgctgcagggcctggaggctgggccccttcctcctcctcctcctcctcctccgcctctgcctcctcctcctccggcTCCGCGGGACATGAACGGCACCTGGACGCCCCCTGCGCCGGCCGCCGAGCTCACCCCGGGCGAGCAGGGCAAGGAGGCGGCAGCAGAGGTGTCGCCGTCGTCGCCGTCGTCGCCGTCGTCGCTGCGGTGCGGGCTGTGCGGGCGCGGCTTCGGCTCGGCGGCGGCGCTGGGCTTCCACGCCAAGCTGCACCGCGGGCGCCGCGGGCTGTGCTGCCGGCACTGCGGCAAGAGCTTCATCCACGTCAAGCGCCTGCAGACGCACGAGGTCGGCTGTCGCGACGGCGATGGGGACGGCGACACGACCAGCTCCGCCGGCGCCGACGTCACTGTCACCAGCAGCGTCGTCACCGCCGCCGTCACCACGACCAGCACCAcagcgggggcggcggcgccgAGGGCGGCCAAGAAGGCGCTGCTGCTGCGGCACCGCGCGCTGGAGCCGGGCGCGGAGCAGGAGCCGCTGGTGAAGGTGGTGGACGGGCAGGTGCTGTACCTGTGCGGGGTGTGCCAGCGCTCCTACATGACCCTGTCGAGCCTGAAGCGCCACGCCAACGTCCACTCGTGGCGCCGCAAGTACCCGTGCCGCTACTGCGACAAGGTGTTCGCGCTGGCCGAGTACCGCACCAAGCACGAGGTGTGGCACACGGGCGAGCGCCGCTACCAGTGCATCTTCTGCTGGGACACCTTCGTCACCTACTACAACCTCAAGACGCACCAAAAAGCCTTCCACGGCATCAGCCCGGGGCTCATCGCCTCCGAGAAGACGCCCAACGGCGGCTACCGGCCCAAGCTCAACGCGCTCAAGCTCTACCGCCTGCTGCCCATGCGGGCCAACAAGAGGCCCTACAAGACCTACAGCCAGGGCGCCGTGCCCGACGGGGCCGCGCCGGCGGTGGCAGCACCGGGGGATGCCGGGGTCACGGCGTATCCGGCGTCGGCGCCGCAGCCGCGGCCGGAGCCCGCCTCGGTCATCGCCTTTGGCCGCGCGGCGCCGCCCTCGGTCATCgtgcgcggcggcggcggcggcggcagcggagCTGCCTCGGTCATCGCCTACAACGGGCGGGCGGGCGAGGAGGCGCCGGGAGCGGCCGAGGCGCCGGCGGCCGCGCCGGTGACGCCGGCGGTGCCCATCAAGAAGCAGGTGCTGCGGGATTACATCGAGGCGCAGcgcgccgctgccggcgccaCCACCACCACCGAGGAGGGCACAACTGCGCCCCAAAACCCGCCCGGGGGCGGGCGCACCATGACCTACGTGGCCAAGCCGGCGTACGCGGGCTCGGCGGGCGAGGGGCTGTGCCAGATCACCGTGCGCATCGGCGAGGAGGCCATCGTCAAGCGCCGCATCTCCGGCACCGACCTGCGCGGCGACGGCGCCGGGGAGCGCGACGGCGACAACGACAGCGACGCCGAGGACCGGCTCTGGCGGCCGTACTACTCCTACAAGCCCAAGAGGAAggcgggcggcagcgccgggAGCGCCGGGGCCGTCGCCGCGGTCGCCAAGAAGGCGCGGTGGCGGCGCAAGCTGCGCTCGCTGCGGCGGGCGCCGGGGGACGACggtgacaatgacaatgacGACGGCGACGGCGCGCGGCGCCGGGAGCGGCGCCACCCGTGCCGGgtgtgcgggaagagcttcccGGCGCTGCGGAAGCTGCGGAAGCACCAGCGGGGACACGAGGGCGGCGCCGCGGTGACGCCGGCGGGGGCGGcatcgtcgtcgtcgtcgtcgtcgtcgtcgggCCGCGTGGGGCGGCGGCCGTCGCTGCGCTTCACCTGCCCCACCTGCGCCAAGGTGTGCAAGACAGCGGCTGCGCTCAGCCGCCACGCCCAGCGGCACCGGCGGCGCTCGCCGGGGTCAGCGCCGGGGTCACCGCCGGGGTCACTGCAAGGGTCACTGCAAGGGTCAGCACAGGGGTCGCCACAGAGGTCACCACCAGGGTCACTGGAGGGGTCACTGGAGGGGTCACCGAG GTCACCGTTGGGGTCACCGAGGTCACCGCCGGGGTCACCGAGGTCACCACTGGGGTCACCGGCGCCTCCCACGGTCATCGCCTACACCCCCCCGGCTGCAGATAAGGGGGGGGGTCCCGCTGTCCCCCGGCGTCACCAGCGCGGTGCCACCGCTCCCAGGTGA
- the ZBTB4 gene encoding zinc finger and BTB domain-containing protein 4 isoform X1, translating to MAPVVEVSDAGHCRALLLELNEQRLRGQFCDVTIIAEDTKFRAHKNVLAASSPFFKRALAQEPTCPSPAQVLELPGVQAGVFSDVLNFIYNSRLAVPSPAAARALGAVGRRLGIPSLQGLEAGPLPPPPPPPPPLPPPPPAPRDMNGTWTPPAPAAELTPGEQGKEAAAEVSPSSPSSPSSLRCGLCGRGFGSAAALGFHAKLHRGRRGLCCRHCGKSFIHVKRLQTHEVGCRDGDGDGDTTSSAGADVTVTSSVVTAAVTTTSTTAGAAAPRAAKKALLLRHRALEPGAEQEPLVKVVDGQVLYLCGVCQRSYMTLSSLKRHANVHSWRRKYPCRYCDKVFALAEYRTKHEVWHTGERRYQCIFCWDTFVTYYNLKTHQKAFHGISPGLIASEKTPNGGYRPKLNALKLYRLLPMRANKRPYKTYSQGAVPDGAAPAVAAPGDAGVTAYPASAPQPRPEPASVIAFGRAAPPSVIVRGGGGGGSGAASVIAYNGRAGEEAPGAAEAPAAAPVTPAVPIKKQVLRDYIEAQRAAAGATTTTEEGTTAPQNPPGGGRTMTYVAKPAYAGSAGEGLCQITVRIGEEAIVKRRISGTDLRGDGAGERDGDNDSDAEDRLWRPYYSYKPKRKAGGSAGSAGAVAAVAKKARWRRKLRSLRRAPGDDGDNDNDDGDGARRRERRHPCRVCGKSFPALRKLRKHQRGHEGGAAVTPAGAASSSSSSSSSGRVGRRPSLRFTCPTCAKVCKTAAALSRHAQRHRRRSPGSAPGSPPGSLQGSLQGSAQGSPQRSPPGSLEGSLEGSPRSPPGSPRSPPGSPRSPLGSPRSPPGSPRSPLGSPAPPTVIAYTPPAADKGGGPAVPRRHQRGATAPR from the coding sequence ATGGCTCCGGTCGTGGAGGTGTCGGACGCCGGTCACTGCCGggcgctgctgctggagctgaacGAGCAGCGCCTGCGGGGCCAGTTCTGCGACGTCACCATCATCGCCGAGGACACCAAATTCCGCGCCCATAAGAACGTCCTGGCCGCCTCCAGCCCCTTCTTCAAGCGGGCACTGGCCCAGGAGCCCACGTGCCCCTCGCCCGcccaggtgctggagctgccggGCGTCCAGGCCGGCGTCTTCTCCGACGTCCTCAACTTCATCTACAACTCGCGCCTGGCCGTGCCCTCGCCGGCGGCCGCACGGGCTCTGGGGGCCGTGGGCCGGCGCCTCGGCATCCCCTcgctgcagggcctggaggctgggccccttcctcctcctcctcctcctcctccgcctctgcctcctcctcctccggcTCCGCGGGACATGAACGGCACCTGGACGCCCCCTGCGCCGGCCGCCGAGCTCACCCCGGGCGAGCAGGGCAAGGAGGCGGCAGCAGAGGTGTCGCCGTCGTCGCCGTCGTCGCCGTCGTCGCTGCGGTGCGGGCTGTGCGGGCGCGGCTTCGGCTCGGCGGCGGCGCTGGGCTTCCACGCCAAGCTGCACCGCGGGCGCCGCGGGCTGTGCTGCCGGCACTGCGGCAAGAGCTTCATCCACGTCAAGCGCCTGCAGACGCACGAGGTCGGCTGTCGCGACGGCGATGGGGACGGCGACACGACCAGCTCCGCCGGCGCCGACGTCACTGTCACCAGCAGCGTCGTCACCGCCGCCGTCACCACGACCAGCACCAcagcgggggcggcggcgccgAGGGCGGCCAAGAAGGCGCTGCTGCTGCGGCACCGCGCGCTGGAGCCGGGCGCGGAGCAGGAGCCGCTGGTGAAGGTGGTGGACGGGCAGGTGCTGTACCTGTGCGGGGTGTGCCAGCGCTCCTACATGACCCTGTCGAGCCTGAAGCGCCACGCCAACGTCCACTCGTGGCGCCGCAAGTACCCGTGCCGCTACTGCGACAAGGTGTTCGCGCTGGCCGAGTACCGCACCAAGCACGAGGTGTGGCACACGGGCGAGCGCCGCTACCAGTGCATCTTCTGCTGGGACACCTTCGTCACCTACTACAACCTCAAGACGCACCAAAAAGCCTTCCACGGCATCAGCCCGGGGCTCATCGCCTCCGAGAAGACGCCCAACGGCGGCTACCGGCCCAAGCTCAACGCGCTCAAGCTCTACCGCCTGCTGCCCATGCGGGCCAACAAGAGGCCCTACAAGACCTACAGCCAGGGCGCCGTGCCCGACGGGGCCGCGCCGGCGGTGGCAGCACCGGGGGATGCCGGGGTCACGGCGTATCCGGCGTCGGCGCCGCAGCCGCGGCCGGAGCCCGCCTCGGTCATCGCCTTTGGCCGCGCGGCGCCGCCCTCGGTCATCgtgcgcggcggcggcggcggcggcagcggagCTGCCTCGGTCATCGCCTACAACGGGCGGGCGGGCGAGGAGGCGCCGGGAGCGGCCGAGGCGCCGGCGGCCGCGCCGGTGACGCCGGCGGTGCCCATCAAGAAGCAGGTGCTGCGGGATTACATCGAGGCGCAGcgcgccgctgccggcgccaCCACCACCACCGAGGAGGGCACAACTGCGCCCCAAAACCCGCCCGGGGGCGGGCGCACCATGACCTACGTGGCCAAGCCGGCGTACGCGGGCTCGGCGGGCGAGGGGCTGTGCCAGATCACCGTGCGCATCGGCGAGGAGGCCATCGTCAAGCGCCGCATCTCCGGCACCGACCTGCGCGGCGACGGCGCCGGGGAGCGCGACGGCGACAACGACAGCGACGCCGAGGACCGGCTCTGGCGGCCGTACTACTCCTACAAGCCCAAGAGGAAggcgggcggcagcgccgggAGCGCCGGGGCCGTCGCCGCGGTCGCCAAGAAGGCGCGGTGGCGGCGCAAGCTGCGCTCGCTGCGGCGGGCGCCGGGGGACGACggtgacaatgacaatgacGACGGCGACGGCGCGCGGCGCCGGGAGCGGCGCCACCCGTGCCGGgtgtgcgggaagagcttcccGGCGCTGCGGAAGCTGCGGAAGCACCAGCGGGGACACGAGGGCGGCGCCGCGGTGACGCCGGCGGGGGCGGcatcgtcgtcgtcgtcgtcgtcgtcgtcgggCCGCGTGGGGCGGCGGCCGTCGCTGCGCTTCACCTGCCCCACCTGCGCCAAGGTGTGCAAGACAGCGGCTGCGCTCAGCCGCCACGCCCAGCGGCACCGGCGGCGCTCGCCGGGGTCAGCGCCGGGGTCACCGCCGGGGTCACTGCAAGGGTCACTGCAAGGGTCAGCACAGGGGTCGCCACAGAGGTCACCACCAGGGTCACTGGAGGGGTCACTGGAGGGGTCACCGAGGTCACCACCGGGGTCACCAAGGTCACCGCCGGGGTCACCGAGGTCACCGTTGGGGTCACCGAGGTCACCGCCGGGGTCACCGAGGTCACCACTGGGGTCACCGGCGCCTCCCACGGTCATCGCCTACACCCCCCCGGCTGCAGATAAGGGGGGGGGTCCCGCTGTCCCCCGGCGTCACCAGCGCGGTGCCACCGCTCCCAGGTGA